DNA sequence from the Cellulophaga sp. HaHaR_3_176 genome:
CTTCAATTTCAAATGGCTTGTCGTTAAATGTTTCAATTCTCTTATCTGTAGTTTTACGTGTCATTTGTCCTTTAAAATCAGGAATAACGACACCATTGTAAATAGGCTCTAATTGAGGTCTAAATGTTGTCAAGTCTGAACTGTGAATAAATCCAGAACAGACTTGATTTTTTACTTTAATAAAATTTCCATAAAGTTGAAAGCCTTCACCAATGTGTATGGATTGTTTTGTTTCAATAATGTGCTCTGCAACAATTTTTTCTCCAACTGAAATGCGTTTTATCAGTTTTGAATTTAATGAAGGTTTTTCATAGAGTGGAGCTCCAAAAACATTGATGACAAAGAACGAATTCTTGTCACTTATTTCTTTTAAAGAATTACCCGTTGTCGTTTTAAGACCTGCGCTGTTCATTGTTTCAATGTTTTGAATTGAACACCTTTTTTGTAAATTGTTTCCTTAGAAATAGAAAACGTTACTAAATCTATAACATAGCGTTTAGATTTATAGATATACGATTCCTTCACTATTACCACTTTTTATGTATAAAAGTATATTAGCGATATGCGCATTGTGGTTAGTTTTATCGTTCCAATTATGTCTATGTACGTATAAAAACATATCTAACAGCTCTTTGTCCGAATCTTTAGGAATAATAAGGATATTACCACGTCTAGGTATAGATACAAATAATTCTTCTGACTCTAAAAAATCATGAGCCATACGCATTTGTGTATAACTAAGAGCTCTTTCATTAGAAAATCGAGTTCCATTTGAACTCAATACTTTATTATCAAATTCTTTTTCAAACTTAAATTCTTGTTCAAGCTCGTCTAAGTTGTCGCTAGCTTCTTGATATAAGTTTCTATTTCCAAAAAAATCTTTATGTTTCTTTGATAGATATACCAAACCATTTGGCGTTTCTACGGCATAAGATTTAACAACTAAAGGAATTTTATCATCATCATTATCTTCAAGAACTTCTACATTATAGAGTGCTCCATTTTTAACACCTGGCCAACTTGCTGGTTGTAGTACAGGATAAAGTTTATATTCTCCATCTACAGCTTTTTGCACGTCTTGGTCTATTTCTGCTAAATATTGTTTTTTTTCTTGTTCTGTCATGAGTATAGTGTTGTAATTAATTTAATACAAATGTATAAGAGTATATGACCAAGTTTATCACGGTATTCAGCCATTTAAAGATTTAGTGGTTTACATAGTTTTATGTCCATAAAAAAAAGGTTTACAAAAATGTAAAACCCTCTTTTATTCATTTAATAATTTCTCTTCTTTCAATATTTTTTTTGCTTTTTCGGTTTCTTTTGTGCCATTTTTCATTGAACCTGGTAACATTATTATACGTTTCTTAATTTTTCCTTTTTCGTCTTTAAAAAGGACTTCAAATCTAGAACGCGTTATTCCGAATATTGCTTTTTTAAATTTGATACTCTTAATATCTTTTCGTTCAATTACTGGTGTTGCAGAATTATTAATGCTTTTAAAGATTCCATACATAAGAAATAAACTAATTATTGAATAAAATATTGATATCGGAACTTGACCTGTTTGAAAGCTATCAAATGCTGAATAAAGTAAGAAAGCGGAAATTCCTCCATAAATTATTAAAACTCGAGTGATGCTTTTTCCAACAGCCACTTTTGCTACATTTCCAATAATTCCATCTCTTGTGAGTATAATTTTATCTGGTAAAATATGACAAAATCCTGTTTTAGTTTTAAATTGTTTTTCCATTAACTTTCTATTCGTTTCTAAATCCTACTCTTCAATTTTTAGTTCTGTAAGATGAATTGTTTTGTCATCTGTAAATTGATAACTTCCTTTACCGGAAACTTTTTTTGTAAAAAGCCTAATATCATCACCCGAAGAAACACCTACATTAACATCAAATAAAAATTCTGCTTTTTTAAAAGTGAAGGAATTAGTTATAATATCTACAGAAATATTAGTCGGTTGCAATGCAACAGTCCAATAACTAGAAGCCTCGTTACCAAAGTTTGTATTCGCTAATAAATTTCCCCAGGTTTTATTATGGTTAGAAATTTGTACAGCTAATTGGTTTTGTATGTTTTCTATATTCATAATTGATAAATAAAAAACTACCAATAAGACCCCACTAAAAACGTCATTCTTATAAAAGCAATTACACTTTCTTCCGTTAAGACTAAGGGAGTTTCCAAGGTGGTAA
Encoded proteins:
- a CDS encoding phosphoribosylaminoimidazolesuccinocarboxamide synthase, which gives rise to MEKQFKTKTGFCHILPDKIILTRDGIIGNVAKVAVGKSITRVLIIYGGISAFLLYSAFDSFQTGQVPISIFYSIISLFLMYGIFKSINNSATPVIERKDIKSIKFKKAIFGITRSRFEVLFKDEKGKIKKRIIMLPGSMKNGTKETEKAKKILKEEKLLNE